DNA sequence from the Pseudoduganella plicata genome:
CTATGCACGCGCGCAGCTGGGCAGCGCGAACGCGCTGCGGGCGCTCGGCCGGCGCGACGAGGCGATCGCGGCGTACGAAGCGGCGCTGGCGTGCGGCGCCGATGCGGACACGGTGGCGTACCTGCTGGCATCGCTGGGCGCCGCGCCGGCACCGCAGGCGTCGCCCGCCGGCTACGTGGCCGCGCTGTTCGACCAGTATGCGGGCCGGTTCGAGCGCCACCTCGTCGATGTGCTGCGCTACCGTACACCGGCGTTGCTGGCCGACCTGCTGGCGCGGCAAGTGCCGCCGCACGCGCACGGCTCGCTGGATATCCTCGACCTGGGTTGCGGCACGGGCCTGTGCGGCCCGCTGCTGCGGCCACTGGCGCGGCGCCTGGAAGGTGTCGACCTCTCGTCGGGCATGCTGGCCCAGGCGCGTGAGCTGGGCGTCTACGATGCGCTGGCCTGCGCCGAGCTGACGGCGTTCCTGCGCACGGCGCCGGCATGCCGGGACGTGCTGGTCGCTGCCGACGTCCTGGTGTACGTGGGCGACCTCGATGCGGCGTTCGGCGCCGCCCGCGATGCGCTGCGTACCGGCGGGCTGTTCGTGTTGTCGGTCGAGGCATTGACGGAGGAGGGCGCGGCCGGTTACGCGCTGCGTCCGTCCGGCCGCTATGCGCACACGGCGCGCTATCTCGACGCACTGGCGGCACGCCACCGCTTTGTCGTGCGCGAGACGGTTCCGTGCACGCTGCGCGAGGACAGCGGCAGCGGCGTTGCAGGCCTGCTGTTCGCGCTGGCCGCGGCGGACGACGTCAGCGCGTGACGCGCAAGTAATCCACGTCGAGATACCCGCCATCGGGCGCGCGGTGCCGACGCTGAACAGGCCCAGCGTCGCGCCGACCCAGCGGCCCGGCTGGGCGGCAAACGCGCGCGGCGCCGGCACCCATGTCTGCAGTTCGACGTGCGTCTGCGCGGTAGCTGCCGGCGCCGGTACCTTCTGCGCCAGGATGGATGCGCCGCGCACTTAATCGCGCGCGGCGGGACGGCCTGCGTGGCGGTCGGCGATAGGCGACGGAAGGGGACTGCAGCATCGGCACATCGGCCGTGACGGCTGCGCTCAGCAGATTGATTGTTGGCCTGCCATCCGTGACAATGGCCATTCCGTCAGCCAGGGAATGCGCCCGTGTCACTACTGGAAATCGCCGCCAACGCCGTCATGGCCGTTTCGATCGTTCTTGCGGGACGCAACAACGTCCACTCATGGTGGCTCGGCGTCGTCGGCTGTACGCTGTTCGCACTATTGTGCTACGACGTGCGGCTGTATGCGGACGTGGCCTTGCAGGTCTTCTTCATCCTGACGTGCATCGTCGGCTGGGTACAGTGGCTGCGTGGCGCCAGCGGCAAGCCGTTGCCGATCGGATCGGCCAGCGTGCGGTCGTTGGCCGCAATGGCATGTGCCGGCCTTGCCGCTACCTTCGCCTATGGAATGATGCTGCGCGAGTTCACGGATGCGTATGCGCCATTCATCGATTCGGCGGTGCTGGCATTCTCCGTTATCGCGCAGTTCCTGCTGATGGGCCGGCGCATCGAAACGTGGCCCGTCTGGCTGCTGGTGAACACGATCTCGGTGCCGCTGTACGCCGGCCGCGGCCTGTATCTCACGGCGGTGCTGTATGCGGCCTACTGGGTCAATGCGGTGGTGTCGTGGTGGTGGTGGAACCGGCAGATGCGTGCTGCCGGGTAAGTGCTACTGCAGCCTGAACACCGCCGTCACCGGCTGTGCAAACGGAATCGACCGCGGCACCGCATGGCCCCCGGCATCCGGTGCCGGTGTGCTAAGAGCCAGCGCTTTCTTCGCCAGGTCGGCACTGCCGATATCGCTGTCCGCGATGCCGTGTTCGGCCAGCAGCTTTTCCGATAATGCGGACAGTTCCATCGGGTGCGCCGCGCGGCGTGGGCGTCGGGATTCTGCGCGCCGGTCGCGAATTGCAGCTCGCCTGTATCGGGTGCCACCCAGGCCTGCGCCTTGCCCGTCCTGGGAACGATTTTGCGTTGAACCAGACATTCATGTCTGGACTGGGCTGTCGGGAATGGAGTGGCGGTAGGCGCTGGGCGTCACGCCCATCTTCTCGCGAAACGCGGTGGCGAAGTTGCCGGCGCTTTTGAACCCGACCAGCAGCGCGATGTCCTGGATGTCCATGTCCGTGTCGCGCAACAGCTGCAAACCGCGCGCGATGCGTTCCTCGCGGATAAACGCGAAGACGGTCTTGCCCGTCTGCGCACGGAACAGTTGGCTCAGCTTTTCCCGGTAGGTGCCCACGCTGCGGGCGATTTCGTTCAGGCTGGGCAGGGCGCCCAGGTTGTCGGCGATCAGGTGCATGGCCGCGCGGACGGTAACGGCATCGGGATCGACCGGTTGCGACGCATCGGGGGGCGGGGGCGGAGCGCGCCGCATCAGGTTCAGGTGCACGTGTATCCGTGCCGCCAATTCTCCCGGCGTAAAAGGTTTGGAGACAAAATCCACACCGCCGATCGACAGCCCGGTAATCCGGTCTTCCACCGAGTCGATACCGCTGACGAAAATAATGGGAATATCTTGCGTGGCCGGATTGGCTTTTAGCAGGCGGCAACAAGTATAGCCATCCATACTAGGCATTCTGACGTCCAGCAAAATCAGGTCCGGTCGCTGGGATAACGCCAGCTGATAACCCTGTTCACCATTGAACGCCACCGAAACACGGTAAGGCAGCTCGCTCAGCAGGTCAACCAGCATGCGCTGCTCGAACGCCGAGTCGTCAACGATGAGTATATTGCGCACGGTAGCGTCGCTTGTGAGATACATGGCGTGGCTGTTACATGTGAGTTTGGTGTCTATTATGCCTCGATTTAAATTTATTTCTTTGGTTTCTCCTCCGCCAAAAGCGTAGTCACCTCCAGCAAAAGCAGGCCGCGTGGCGCTGCAACATAATAAAACCACTGTCACGGTGCAATTTTGTCTGATCGTGACTTTTCGATAGTATTTGAGGGTCCTTTTCAGGTTAAAACATAGGCTTTGTCGTTTGACACCTGATTCACTGCAACGCAACAGTAGGAGGAAGTATGAAGCATACCGATTTTGGCCAGATGCCATGTCCGATCGCGCGCAGCCTCGGCAAGGTGGGCGAATGGTGGAGCATTCTGATCCTGCGCGACGCGTTCTACGGTCTGACCCGATTCGACGAGTTCGAGAAGAGCTTGAAGATCGCGCCCAATATGCTGACCCGTCGGCTGGCAGGTCTCGTTGCGGGCGGCCTGATGGAAAAACGCCAGTACAGTGCACGTCCACCCCGTTACGAATATCTGTTGACGAAGGAAGGACGGGCTTTCAAACCCGTGCTGCTGGCATTTATTGCCTGGGGTAACGAACACCTGGCGCCGGAAGGGGCAAGCTTGCTCGTCGTCAACCGCGAGACCGGCGAACCGGCAACGCAGATCGTGGTGGACGCCACCAGCGGGCGTGCCATCAGCGACGAAGACTATATGTTTGCGCCGGGCCCGGCCGCCAACGAGATGATGCGCATGCGGCTGTCACAGGCGGCCAAGCAGCTGTAGCACGCCTCCCCCACCTGGGCTGGTGCTGGTTGCCGGGTACTTGCCGCGCTGTCTTGCGGCCGGTGCCCGGCTTTTTCACGTCCTGTGCACTGTTGCGCGTGCGGTGCGACCGATTCGCGTCAACCAACATAGAATAAATATCCATACTCGAAAACAGAACAAGAGATCCTGGAAGAGGCCTTTTCGGTAGGTAACCACTAGGAGAATCAGAATGAACAAGGCAAGGATGTGGAAGAGTTTCCTGGGCGTGCCGTTGCTGGCAGTCCTGATGAGCATCGGCGCGGCACATGCCCAGTCGTTGAGCAAGGCCGATGAGAAGTCGCTGAAGGACATGGCGATGGCGAACATGACGGAAGTCGAAGCCGGTAAGCTCGCACTGCAGAAATCGCAGAATGCGGAAGTGAAAACGTTCGCCCAGCAAATGGTCGACGATCACACGAAGGGCCTGGATGAGGTGAAAGCGGTGGCACAGGCGAAAGGCGTGGCGCTGCCGACCGAACTCGATGCCAAGCACAAGGCCATGGCGAAAAAACTGGAAGGCATGTCCGGCGAGAAGTTCGACATGGCTTACATGCAAATGGGCGGCATGAAGAGCCACAAGGAAGCCAAGGCGATCGTGACGAAAGCGCAATCGAGTGCGAAGGATAGCGACGTCAAAGGCCTGGCGGCGAAGCTGCAGCCGACCATCGACCAGCACATGGGGCACGTGCAGCAGGTGCAGGCCAGCCTGAAGTCCGGCGGCACCGCCATGGGCGCCAGCGGCTCGGGCAAGACCGGCAGCAGCGCGACAATGCCGGAGTCGAAAGACAAGGTGAAGAAGGCACAGGAAACCAGCGGCAATACGGACAGCCCGGTGGATCCTGCGAATCCCGCCACCAAGCCGGTCAAGCAGTAACCATGCAGTAATGCAACTGGGGACCGGCAGTCCGGGGCGAAACGCCCGGACTGCCGGTCCCTTGTGTTATGGGGTGCCCACCCGGGCGCGTTCCGATCACCCCAGGCGCTGCTCCGGCAGCTCGTCGCTGCCATCGGGCTCGATAGCCGGCTCGATCGTGATCTCCGTTTTCAGCGAATTGGCGACGTAGCACTTCTCGTGCGCTTCGTGATGGATGGCCGCGATGTCCTCTTCGCTGGGCCAGGCGGTGCCGCCGAACACGATCTGCGGGCGCAGCGTAATGTTCGTCATCGCCATGCGGCCTTCCCCGTTCTTTTCCAGCAGGCCAACGGCGCTGTCGCTGTAGCTTTCCACGACATGGCCGCGTTTTGCCGCAATCGACAGGAAGAACAGCATGTGGCAGCTCGACGTTGCCGCGATCAGCGCTTCTTCCGGATCGACATTGTCCGCCACCGACATCGGCAGCGGCACGGACAGCGGCGACGAGGAAGCCGGCACACGCAACCCGCCATCGAATACCCACTCGTGGGCCCGGCTGTATCGTTGGTCGAGGAAGGACTGGCCGTTACGCTGCCATTCCACTTTGGCTTCGAATTGCATGTTATCTCTCCATGGTTGAACAAACGCTGGTAGCGCATACGGCGCCGCGCGCCCTCGGGGCAGGCGCTGCGCCGGCATGTGCGGACCGTTCTGGCGGCCAGCTGCGCCCGGAAGGCGGCGCATCGGCAGCTTCACGGTGGGTTATCCGATCCCGGCAACACCCGGCACAGTACCGCCGCCGCGTCGTCCGCCCCTTTCACCGCCAGGCTGTGCGAGCGAGACTGGTCGGCCTCGAACGTCCGCAGTTGCGCCAGCATGGGCGCCAGTCCCATCACGGCGCAGCGCCGGGCGAGTTCGCCGGCGGTCAGGAGCCGGTAGGGGTCGACGAGCCGATAAAACCCGTCCGTCATGCCCAGGATGACGGCGCCCGGCGCCAGCGGCA
Encoded proteins:
- a CDS encoding response regulator transcription factor; translated protein: MYLTSDATVRNILIVDDSAFEQRMLVDLLSELPYRVSVAFNGEQGYQLALSQRPDLILLDVRMPSMDGYTCCRLLKANPATQDIPIIFVSGIDSVEDRITGLSIGGVDFVSKPFTPGELAARIHVHLNLMRRAPPPPPDASQPVDPDAVTVRAAMHLIADNLGALPSLNEIARSVGTYREKLSQLFRAQTGKTVFAFIREERIARGLQLLRDTDMDIQDIALLVGFKSAGNFATAFREKMGVTPSAYRHSIPDSPVQT
- a CDS encoding OsmC family protein, with the translated sequence MQFEAKVEWQRNGQSFLDQRYSRAHEWVFDGGLRVPASSSPLSVPLPMSVADNVDPEEALIAATSSCHMLFFLSIAAKRGHVVESYSDSAVGLLEKNGEGRMAMTNITLRPQIVFGGTAWPSEEDIAAIHHEAHEKCYVANSLKTEITIEPAIEPDGSDELPEQRLG
- a CDS encoding winged helix-turn-helix transcriptional regulator, with protein sequence MKHTDFGQMPCPIARSLGKVGEWWSILILRDAFYGLTRFDEFEKSLKIAPNMLTRRLAGLVAGGLMEKRQYSARPPRYEYLLTKEGRAFKPVLLAFIAWGNEHLAPEGASLLVVNRETGEPATQIVVDATSGRAISDEDYMFAPGPAANEMMRMRLSQAAKQL
- a CDS encoding DUF4142 domain-containing protein: MNKARMWKSFLGVPLLAVLMSIGAAHAQSLSKADEKSLKDMAMANMTEVEAGKLALQKSQNAEVKTFAQQMVDDHTKGLDEVKAVAQAKGVALPTELDAKHKAMAKKLEGMSGEKFDMAYMQMGGMKSHKEAKAIVTKAQSSAKDSDVKGLAAKLQPTIDQHMGHVQQVQASLKSGGTAMGASGSGKTGSSATMPESKDKVKKAQETSGNTDSPVDPANPATKPVKQ
- a CDS encoding tetratricopeptide repeat protein, which gives rise to MTVTDPIDLLRQAVAFHQRGELARAEALYAAVLTADPDNFDALHLSGVIARQRKAPQVAFELIARALAIDADKAIAHCNLGAVLQDLGREQEALASYDRALALQPAYAIALCNRGNALRRLGRPGEALDSYGRALAVTPRYPEALCNRALALQALDRHADALDDFGAALTQRPAFAEALHGAAVSLLALDRPDDALQAFDRALRVQPDYPEAWCGRATLLLRAQEADEALHSYAQALQLRPGYARAQLGSANALRALGRRDEAIAAYEAALACGADADTVAYLLASLGAAPAPQASPAGYVAALFDQYAGRFERHLVDVLRYRTPALLADLLARQVPPHAHGSLDILDLGCGTGLCGPLLRPLARRLEGVDLSSGMLAQARELGVYDALACAELTAFLRTAPACRDVLVAADVLVYVGDLDAAFGAARDALRTGGLFVLSVEALTEEGAAGYALRPSGRYAHTARYLDALAARHRFVVRETVPCTLREDSGSGVAGLLFALAAADDVSA
- the pnuC gene encoding nicotinamide riboside transporter PnuC, which codes for MSLLEIAANAVMAVSIVLAGRNNVHSWWLGVVGCTLFALLCYDVRLYADVALQVFFILTCIVGWVQWLRGASGKPLPIGSASVRSLAAMACAGLAATFAYGMMLREFTDAYAPFIDSAVLAFSVIAQFLLMGRRIETWPVWLLVNTISVPLYAGRGLYLTAVLYAAYWVNAVVSWWWWNRQMRAAG